The following coding sequences are from one Buchnera aphidicola (Melaphis rhois) window:
- a CDS encoding YchE family NAAT transporter — MNISVFDLSAYISFFFSLFALVNPIGMIPIFTSMTNAQSIKERNKTNFTANVAVIFILFFALLFGNIILDLFNISLNSFRISGGILIISIAFSMVNGKLIANIKNNKDNIDSKNNLTTSSIAVVPLAMPLIAGPGAISSTIIWSTHYSSWMNILGCTITIILFSCLCWCLFRIAPIIVNVIGESGINIMTRIMGLLLMAIGVEFIIVGLKSIFLNYI, encoded by the coding sequence ATGAATATTTCCGTTTTTGATTTATCCGCTTATATAAGTTTTTTTTTCAGCTTATTTGCTTTAGTTAATCCTATCGGTATGATTCCTATTTTTACTAGTATGACTAATGCTCAATCTATAAAAGAAAGAAATAAAACGAATTTTACTGCAAATGTGGCAGTAATTTTTATTTTATTTTTCGCATTACTTTTTGGAAACATCATTTTAGATTTGTTTAATATTTCTTTAAATTCTTTTCGTATTTCTGGAGGAATATTAATTATTTCTATCGCATTTTCTATGGTTAATGGAAAATTAATAGCAAATATAAAAAATAATAAAGATAATATTGATTCTAAAAATAATTTAACAACTAGTAGTATCGCTGTTGTTCCATTAGCTATGCCTTTAATAGCAGGACCAGGAGCAATAAGTTCTACCATTATTTGGAGTACGCATTATTCTAGCTGGATGAATATATTAGGATGTACCATTACGATAATTCTATTTTCGTGTTTATGTTGGTGTTTATTTAGAATAGCACCTATAATTGTAAATGTTATAGGAGAAAGTGGAATTAATATTATGACTAGAATTATGGGTTTATTATTAATGGCTATAGGTGTTGAATTTATTATAGTAGGATTAAAATCTATCTTTCTCAATTATATCTAA
- the purB gene encoding adenylosuccinate lyase: MILSSLTAISPIDGRYSNHTTKLRDIFSEYAFLKFRVKIELLWLKKLLTLNEIQISLKENEMINYHLDEIINNFSENDAQNIKKLEKTISHDVKSIEYFLKDKLLKILGKHRIINFVHFSCTSEDINNLAYSLMLKTARDKIIIPIWENIIKEIKKIISNYYNFPILSRTHGQPATPSTIGKEMVNFSYRLERQLKQLKQINLLGKINGSTGNYNAHFSAYPNINWHKVSQDFVTSLGLVWNPYTTQIEPHDYISEFFSCIARVNIILINLNQDMWGYISLNYFIQKNNSNEVGSSVMPHKINPINFENSEGNLGLSNAIINHFVNKLPISRWQRDLSDSTVLRNMGVAIAYSIIAYDSLISGIQKIRVNEVQLLEDLDKHWEILAEPIHTVMCKYGIPNSYDQLKLLTRGNKINSAIIHSYINSLTIPEKEKIQLIQLTPMNYLGLSTKLAKNFKNQKYYE, encoded by the coding sequence ATGATATTATCATCTCTTACTGCTATTTCACCTATTGATGGTCGTTATAGTAATCATACTACTAAATTACGTGATATTTTTAGTGAATACGCATTCTTGAAATTTCGTGTAAAAATTGAATTGTTATGGTTAAAAAAGTTATTAACGTTGAATGAAATACAAATTTCTTTAAAAGAAAATGAAATGATTAATTATCATCTTGATGAAATTATAAATAACTTTAGTGAAAATGATGCACAAAACATAAAAAAGTTAGAAAAAACTATTAGTCATGATGTTAAATCTATAGAGTATTTTTTAAAAGACAAGTTGTTAAAAATATTAGGTAAACATCGAATTATAAATTTTGTACATTTTTCTTGTACTTCAGAAGATATAAACAACTTGGCTTATTCTTTAATGTTAAAAACTGCTAGAGATAAAATTATTATACCAATATGGGAAAACATAATAAAAGAGATAAAGAAAATTATATCTAATTATTATAACTTTCCTATTTTGTCTCGTACTCATGGTCAACCAGCTACTCCGTCGACTATAGGAAAAGAAATGGTTAATTTTTCTTATAGGTTAGAACGTCAACTTAAACAATTGAAACAGATTAACTTATTAGGAAAAATTAATGGTTCTACAGGAAATTATAATGCGCATTTTTCTGCTTATCCTAATATAAACTGGCATAAAGTTAGTCAAGATTTTGTTACGTCTCTTGGATTAGTTTGGAATCCTTATACCACTCAAATTGAACCTCACGATTATATTTCTGAATTTTTTAGTTGTATAGCTAGAGTTAATATAATTTTAATTAATTTAAATCAGGATATGTGGGGATATATTTCATTAAATTATTTTATTCAGAAAAATAATTCTAATGAAGTTGGTTCTTCTGTTATGCCTCATAAGATAAATCCTATAAATTTTGAAAATTCTGAAGGAAATTTAGGATTGTCAAATGCTATAATAAATCATTTTGTTAATAAATTGCCAATTTCTCGTTGGCAAAGAGATTTAAGTGATTCTACAGTATTAAGAAATATGGGAGTAGCAATAGCTTATTCAATCATTGCATATGATTCTCTTATATCTGGAATTCAAAAAATAAGAGTAAACGAAGTGCAATTATTAGAAGATTTAGACAAGCATTGGGAAATATTAGCAGAACCTATTCATACTGTTATGTGTAAATATGGAATACCAAATTCTTATGATCAACTAAAGTTATTGACTAGAGGAAATAAAATTAATTCAGCTATAATTCATAGTTACATAAATAGCTTAACTATTCCAGAAAAAGAAAAAATACAACTTATTCAACTAACACCAATGAATTATTTAGGTTTATCAACAAAATTAGCAAAAAATTTTAAAAATCAAAAATATTATGAATAA
- the hflD gene encoding high frequency lysogenization protein HflD: MDKNFYSIILSFSGICQSVALVCQLSETGSCSDSEFKISINSILEINPKTTLSVYGNSEKNLQLGIKTLLSLLNNANSYNTSGKILRYILSITLLEKKLKRNIVYQNMLYTRISELIKNNLKEYYSYDTLTDKLSQIYLDVISRLGSRIQVFGSQTILKNILVQNKIRCVLFSGIRSAVLWKQVGGNFFQFIFFRNQIYNQANDLFKKFFY; the protein is encoded by the coding sequence GTGGACAAAAATTTTTATTCAATTATTTTGTCTTTTTCAGGAATATGTCAATCTGTTGCCCTCGTATGCCAATTATCTGAAACTGGAAGTTGTAGTGATAGTGAATTCAAAATTAGCATTAATAGTATATTAGAAATTAATCCAAAAACTACGTTGTCCGTATATGGTAATTCGGAAAAAAACTTACAGTTAGGTATAAAAACATTATTATCTTTATTAAATAATGCTAATAGTTATAATACATCAGGAAAAATATTGCGTTATATTTTAAGCATAACGCTATTAGAGAAAAAGTTGAAAAGAAATATTGTTTATCAAAACATGTTATATACACGAATTTCTGAATTAATTAAAAATAATTTAAAGGAATATTATTCGTATGATACGTTAACAGATAAATTATCACAAATATATTTAGATGTTATAAGTAGACTAGGATCACGTATTCAAGTGTTTGGATCTCAAACAATATTAAAAAATATATTAGTGCAAAACAAGATTCGTTGTGTATTATTTTCAGGAATTCGTTCTGCTGTTTTATGGAAACAAGTTGGTGGTAATTTTTTTCAATTCATTTTTTTTAGAAATCAAATTTATAATCAAGCTAATGATTTATTTAAAAAGTTTTTTTATTAA
- the mnmA gene encoding tRNA 2-thiouridine(34) synthase MnmA, translated as MLKLKKKVVLAMSGGVDSSVSAWILKQQNYRVEGLFMKNWDEDDNNVYCSAEKDLEDTENVCKKLGIRLNKVNFSHEYWEKVFKIFIREYQLGRTPNPDILCNKEIKFKAFYEFAINNLGADFIATGHYVRNKNFNASSLLLRGIDADKDQSYFLYTINKRILNKCLFPLGELTKEIVRKIAKQLNLSVYNKKSSTGICFINPKNINNFLNMYIPKKKGNIVTASGHVLGEHNGLTYYTLGQRKGLGIGGLSGIKNIPWYVIEKDVIHNSLIVAQGINNCYLMSIGLIVHQLYWINDINLNNPFFCSVKIRYRHKDISCKIFLYKEKLVKVLFQHPVSSITPGQSAVFYLSELCLGGGIIKERLPILKL; from the coding sequence ATGCTAAAATTAAAAAAGAAAGTTGTCTTAGCTATGTCTGGAGGCGTAGATTCTTCTGTATCTGCATGGATTTTAAAACAACAAAATTATCGAGTAGAAGGACTATTTATGAAGAATTGGGATGAAGATGATAACAACGTTTATTGTTCTGCAGAAAAAGACTTAGAAGATACCGAAAATGTATGCAAGAAATTAGGAATTAGATTAAATAAAGTTAATTTTTCTCATGAATATTGGGAAAAAGTGTTTAAAATATTTATAAGAGAATATCAGTTGGGTAGAACACCAAATCCTGATATATTATGTAATAAAGAAATAAAATTTAAAGCGTTCTACGAATTCGCTATTAATAATCTCGGAGCAGATTTTATTGCTACCGGGCACTACGTTCGAAATAAAAATTTTAACGCATCGTCATTACTATTGCGTGGAATTGATGCTGATAAAGATCAAAGTTATTTTTTATATACTATTAACAAACGCATTCTTAATAAATGTTTATTTCCATTAGGAGAATTAACAAAAGAAATTGTTCGAAAAATTGCTAAACAGTTGAATTTAAGTGTTTATAATAAAAAAAGTTCGACTGGAATTTGTTTTATTAATCCTAAAAATATTAATAATTTTTTAAATATGTATATTCCTAAAAAAAAAGGAAATATAGTTACTGCTTCTGGTCATGTATTAGGAGAACATAATGGATTAACGTATTATACTTTAGGTCAAAGAAAAGGATTAGGTATTGGAGGACTGTCAGGAATTAAAAATATTCCATGGTATGTAATAGAAAAAGATGTCATTCATAATTCTTTAATTGTAGCCCAGGGTATAAATAATTGTTATTTAATGTCTATAGGGTTAATAGTACATCAATTATATTGGATAAACGACATAAATTTAAATAATCCTTTTTTTTGTTCAGTAAAAATACGGTATCGACATAAGGATATTTCGTGTAAAATATTCTTATATAAAGAAAAACTTGTTAAAGTATTATTTCAACATCCAGTTTCATCAATAACTCCTGGACAATCTGCAGTATTTTATTTGTCGGAATTGTGTCTTGGAGGTGGGATAATTAAAGAAAGATTACCTATTTTAAAGCTATAA
- the lepA gene encoding translation elongation factor 4 codes for MKKIRNFCIIAHVDHGKSTISDRLIQTCGGLPEREMHSQILDSMDLEKERGITIKAQSVSIQYTSIQNKKYKLNFIDTPGHVDFSYEVSRSLYACEGVLLIVDSAQGVEAQTVSHCYKALDMNLNIIPVLNKIDLPHSDPTRVEKDIESIIGISTKNSIHCSAKTGIGIVNLLEQIVCDISPPKGSSNNDFQALIIDSWFDNYLGVVSLICIKNGVLTKKSKIKVMSTRKIYNVEKIGIFTPKRIYKDKLECGEIGWIICGIRNIIGAPVGDTLTSIHSSSEYVLPGFKKIKPKIYAGLFTINPHKFNVFRDALGKLSLNDSSLFYEPENSIALGFGFRCGFLGLLHMEIIHARLEREYNLEIIFTAPTVVYKINTSNNKIIFLDSPSKFPKSNAIKNIQEPIAKCKILLPIKYLGNILLLCSKKRGVQKDLIYYENQVLLYYDIPMSEIILNFFDCLKSESRGYASLEYDFDSYRTADMQRLDILVNYKKIDVLSLIVHKKKSIIQAREIIEKMKLLIPRHQFNVVIQAMVGTKIIARSTIKQVRKNVLAKCYGGDVTRKKKLLEKQKIGKKKMKKIGNINIPKEVFLSVLSNKIN; via the coding sequence ATGAAAAAAATAAGAAATTTTTGTATTATTGCTCATGTCGACCACGGAAAATCAACTATCTCTGATAGACTAATTCAAACTTGCGGTGGTTTACCAGAACGAGAAATGCATTCTCAAATATTAGATTCAATGGATTTAGAAAAAGAAAGAGGAATAACAATTAAAGCACAAAGTGTTTCAATACAATACACATCAATTCAAAATAAAAAATATAAATTAAATTTTATCGATACTCCAGGACATGTAGATTTTTCATATGAAGTATCGCGTTCTTTGTATGCTTGTGAGGGTGTTTTACTAATTGTAGATTCAGCACAAGGCGTAGAAGCACAAACTGTGTCTCATTGTTACAAAGCACTAGATATGAACCTAAATATCATACCAGTATTAAATAAAATTGATTTACCCCACTCTGATCCTACTCGAGTGGAAAAAGATATAGAAAGTATAATAGGAATTTCTACAAAAAATTCTATACATTGTTCAGCAAAAACAGGAATAGGAATAGTCAATTTGTTAGAACAAATCGTTTGCGATATTTCGCCTCCAAAAGGTAGTTCTAATAATGATTTTCAAGCGTTAATTATTGATTCATGGTTTGACAATTATTTAGGAGTAGTATCTTTAATTTGTATAAAAAATGGGGTTCTTACAAAGAAATCTAAAATAAAAGTGATGAGTACAAGAAAAATATATAATGTAGAAAAAATAGGCATTTTTACTCCTAAGCGAATATATAAGGACAAACTAGAATGTGGAGAAATAGGTTGGATTATTTGCGGTATTAGAAATATTATTGGAGCTCCGGTAGGAGATACTTTAACTTCAATTCATAGTTCATCAGAATATGTGTTACCAGGCTTTAAAAAAATTAAACCGAAAATTTACGCAGGTTTATTTACTATAAATCCGCATAAATTTAATGTATTTAGAGATGCTTTAGGAAAACTTAGTTTAAATGATTCATCTTTATTTTATGAGCCTGAAAATTCTATTGCACTAGGATTTGGGTTTAGATGTGGTTTTTTAGGATTATTGCATATGGAAATTATACATGCTAGATTAGAAAGAGAATATAATCTTGAAATAATATTTACCGCACCTACTGTTGTATACAAAATCAATACATCTAACAATAAAATTATTTTTCTTGATTCTCCATCTAAATTTCCAAAGTCAAATGCAATAAAGAACATTCAAGAACCTATTGCTAAATGTAAAATCCTACTTCCAATTAAATATTTAGGAAATATATTACTATTATGTTCGAAAAAAAGAGGTGTACAAAAAGATTTAATATATTATGAAAATCAAGTATTGCTATACTACGATATTCCCATGTCAGAAATAATATTAAACTTTTTTGATTGTCTAAAATCTGAATCTAGGGGATATGCCTCGTTAGAATATGATTTTGATTCGTATAGAACTGCTGATATGCAACGATTAGATATATTAGTTAATTACAAAAAAATAGATGTTTTGTCATTAATTGTTCATAAAAAAAAATCAATAATTCAAGCACGTGAAATAATAGAAAAAATGAAATTATTGATTCCCAGACATCAATTTAATGTTGTTATTCAAGCTATGGTAGGTACAAAAATCATAGCAAGATCAACTATAAAACAAGTAAGAAAAAATGTATTAGCTAAATGTTATGGAGGAGATGTAACAAGGAAAAAAAAATTATTAGAAAAACAGAAAATTGGAAAAAAGAAAATGAAAAAAATAGGTAATATAAATATACCAAAAGAAGTATTTTTATCTGTTTTAAGCAATAAAATTAATTAA
- a CDS encoding enoyl-ACP reductase translates to MGFMKGKKILITGIANRYSIAFGIAKAMHAQNATLALTYHLDKVKERVFSLAKELGISIVFPCDVSSDESIKNLFVNISKKWRKFDGFVHAIAFSPKKQMSGDYVNNITRSDFSRVHDISSYSFVGMAKECRSMLKKNSSLLTLSYIGSKQAIPNYNIMGVAKASLESNVRYMANSMGIDSIRVNAISSAPIKTVSSCGIKNFRKMSKFSKIITPYSHPVTIHDIGNTAAFLCSNLSKGITGQTIYVDGGFNITAMNRLNP, encoded by the coding sequence ATGGGATTTATGAAAGGTAAAAAAATTTTAATCACTGGAATAGCTAATCGATATTCTATTGCTTTTGGTATAGCAAAAGCTATGCATGCTCAAAATGCTACATTAGCATTGACATATCATTTAGACAAAGTAAAGGAACGTGTCTTTTCATTAGCTAAAGAACTAGGAATAAGTATAGTGTTTCCTTGTGATGTATCTAGCGATGAAAGTATTAAGAATTTATTTGTAAATATATCAAAAAAATGGAGAAAATTTGATGGATTCGTTCATGCTATTGCATTTTCTCCAAAAAAACAAATGTCTGGAGATTATGTTAATAACATAACTAGAAGCGATTTTTCTCGTGTTCATGATATTAGTTCGTATAGTTTTGTTGGTATGGCTAAAGAATGCCGATCAATGTTAAAAAAGAATTCTTCTTTGTTAACTTTAAGTTATATAGGTTCTAAACAAGCAATACCTAATTATAATATTATGGGTGTTGCAAAGGCTTCTTTAGAATCTAATGTAAGATATATGGCTAATAGCATGGGTATTGACAGTATTCGTGTTAATGCAATTTCATCTGCTCCTATCAAAACTGTATCTTCATGTGGAATTAAAAATTTTCGAAAGATGTCAAAATTTAGTAAAATTATTACTCCTTATAGTCATCCAGTTACTATTCACGATATAGGTAATACTGCAGCATTTTTATGTTCAAATTTATCTAAAGGTATTACTGGACAAACAATTTATGTAGATGGTGGTTTTAATATTACTGCTATGAATAGGTTAAATCCTTAA
- the lipB gene encoding lipoyl(octanoyl) transferase LipB: MKLNVKIRNLGLRKIEMISNSMKDFTVMRNKYTLDEIWLVQHYPVFTYGVSEKEYNWFIPKRIPIIFINRGGKTTYHGPGQIVTYFLLDLIRRNINIKTLMLLMQNVVMSTLKCFSIHSYILEQFPGIYVNDKKICSFGLRIKKGCSLYGMSLNIDMDLSPFSYINPCGNNIKMTQIVDVKPNLNFRTVQLALMNNIKKYFL; this comes from the coding sequence GTGAAACTCAATGTTAAAATTCGTAATTTAGGATTACGTAAAATTGAAATGATATCTAATAGCATGAAAGATTTTACTGTAATGCGAAATAAATATACGTTAGATGAAATATGGTTAGTACAACATTATCCTGTATTTACTTACGGAGTTAGTGAAAAAGAATACAATTGGTTTATTCCTAAGCGTATTCCAATTATATTTATTAATAGAGGAGGAAAAACTACGTATCATGGACCAGGACAAATAGTAACATATTTTTTGTTGGATTTAATACGTCGTAACATAAATATTAAAACGCTCATGTTGTTGATGCAAAATGTAGTAATGTCTACTTTAAAATGTTTTTCTATTCATTCATATATATTGGAACAGTTTCCTGGAATATATGTTAATGATAAAAAAATTTGTTCTTTTGGATTACGTATTAAAAAAGGATGTTCATTATATGGTATGTCGTTAAACATTGACATGGATTTATCTCCTTTTAGTTATATTAATCCTTGCGGTAATAATATTAAAATGACTCAAATAGTTGATGTAAAACCTAATTTAAATTTTAGAACTGTTCAACTAGCATTAATGAACAATATTAAGAAATATTTTTTATAA
- a CDS encoding transglycosylase SLT domain-containing protein, producing the protein MKPWFKIIKQSSKKYNVDSKLIESIICIESSGHIQATSSSNAIGLMQIKPYSAGKEVYHFKGRSGQPSIYDLYDPKINIDIGTAYIHILQCQGLKGINNKEILRYATIVAYVNGTNALLKTFSHDKKKAIKRINKMKKKEFFSHIKRKHPDLQAWKYLEKVMIIYNLI; encoded by the coding sequence ATGAAACCTTGGTTTAAGATTATTAAACAATCTTCAAAAAAGTATAACGTTGATTCTAAATTAATTGAATCAATTATTTGTATTGAATCATCCGGACATATTCAAGCTACTAGTAGTTCTAATGCTATTGGATTAATGCAGATTAAACCTTATAGTGCAGGTAAAGAAGTATATCATTTTAAGGGAAGATCGGGTCAACCATCTATTTATGATTTATATGATCCTAAAATTAATATTGATATAGGAACAGCATACATTCATATCTTACAATGTCAAGGTTTAAAAGGAATCAATAATAAAGAAATATTAAGATATGCTACGATTGTAGCATACGTAAATGGCACAAATGCATTATTAAAAACTTTTTCTCATGACAAAAAAAAAGCAATAAAAAGAATAAATAAAATGAAAAAAAAAGAATTTTTTAGTCATATTAAAAGAAAGCATCCAGACTTACAAGCTTGGAAGTATCTTGAAAAAGTAATGATTATTTATAATTTAATATAG
- a CDS encoding exoribonuclease II: PRIEGIVKSTDKGFGFLEIDSQTSYFIPPKEMKKIMHGDRIIAKLKIENDREVVCPEVLVEPFLSRFVGRIQKFKETFYIKPDYPFLREAIVCTVSCTLPKNVKTGDWAIAILIQHKLKGDYRFSAELIKFIINQDSPLVPWLVTLSRHQLETSEPKLKIDDINFYDNFSRTDLTDLEFITIDHCSTKDIDDALFIKKKSSGMFSLIVAISDPTSYIYPGSKIDNIASKRGFTNYLPGLNIPMLPRILSEDKCSLKMNQRRPAIACKMLFNYDGKILYDKTNFSLTWITSKSQLSYDSVSDWLENKGTWFPESNLIANQLLLLNELCNLRTKWREKYALLFKDRPEYVFKLSSEFKILGIYIEPKRIAHKIIEEAMIAANVCAAKLLSDKFGFGVYNIHSGFDPTNAEYAISLLSKYNIAFNANEIQTLSGFCKLRRELDNISNEYLDNRIQKLLSFGEINNKPGPHFALGFPVYATWTSPIRKYGDIINHRLIKIIITGKGEAIAPSNDALLTINDRRRRIRIAERDVEDWLYTSFLKEMDYRKKIFNAKITDIFRAGMKVKLLENGANVFIPAPFLHNIRNELVCNKEKGIVYIMGKKHYVISNIIKVILIDIKIETRSIIGKPI; the protein is encoded by the coding sequence CCGCGTATTGAAGGGATAGTAAAAAGTACAGATAAAGGATTTGGATTTTTAGAAATCGATTCTCAGACGAGCTATTTTATACCACCAAAAGAAATGAAAAAGATCATGCATGGTGATCGTATTATAGCAAAATTAAAAATAGAAAACGATCGAGAGGTTGTCTGTCCAGAAGTATTAGTGGAACCATTTTTATCTAGATTTGTAGGCCGTATTCAAAAGTTTAAAGAAACTTTTTATATAAAACCAGATTATCCATTTTTGAGAGAAGCAATTGTTTGTACTGTATCATGCACTTTACCAAAAAATGTTAAAACAGGAGATTGGGCTATAGCTATATTAATACAACATAAATTAAAAGGAGATTATAGGTTTTCTGCTGAATTAATAAAGTTTATTATTAATCAAGACAGTCCTTTAGTACCATGGTTAGTTACTTTATCACGTCATCAGCTAGAAACATCAGAACCAAAATTAAAAATAGATGATATCAATTTTTATGATAACTTTTCAAGAACAGATCTTACTGACTTAGAATTCATTACTATTGATCATTGCTCTACAAAAGATATTGATGATGCTCTGTTCATAAAAAAAAAATCATCTGGAATGTTTAGCTTAATCGTTGCCATTTCTGATCCTACTTCTTACATTTATCCAGGAAGTAAAATAGACAATATTGCGTCAAAAAGGGGTTTTACTAATTATCTACCTGGTTTAAATATTCCTATGCTTCCACGAATTTTATCTGAAGATAAGTGTTCTTTGAAAATGAACCAACGTCGTCCTGCTATTGCCTGTAAAATGTTATTTAATTATGATGGAAAAATATTATATGATAAAACCAACTTTTCTTTAACATGGATAACGTCTAAATCTCAATTATCATATGATTCTGTATCAGATTGGTTAGAAAATAAAGGAACATGGTTTCCAGAATCTAACTTAATAGCTAACCAGCTGTTATTGTTAAATGAGTTATGTAATTTAAGAACTAAATGGAGAGAAAAGTATGCATTATTATTTAAAGATCGTCCAGAATATGTATTTAAATTATCTAGCGAATTCAAAATATTAGGAATATATATTGAACCTAAACGAATAGCTCATAAAATTATTGAAGAAGCAATGATAGCAGCTAATGTATGTGCAGCAAAATTACTATCAGATAAATTTGGATTTGGAGTATACAATATACATTCTGGATTCGATCCTACTAATGCTGAATACGCTATTTCATTGCTATCTAAATATAACATTGCATTCAATGCAAACGAAATTCAAACGTTGTCAGGATTTTGTAAATTAAGACGTGAATTGGATAATATCTCTAATGAGTATCTTGATAATCGTATTCAAAAACTTTTGTCTTTTGGAGAAATTAATAATAAACCAGGTCCTCATTTTGCTTTAGGATTTCCAGTTTATGCTACATGGACATCTCCTATTAGAAAATACGGTGACATCATTAATCATCGTTTGATAAAAATAATTATTACAGGAAAAGGTGAAGCTATTGCTCCTAGTAATGATGCTTTATTAACAATTAATGATCGTCGTCGTCGTATAAGGATAGCAGAAAGAGATGTAGAAGATTGGTTATATACTTCGTTTTTAAAAGAAATGGATTATAGAAAAAAAATTTTTAATGCTAAAATTACTGATATATTTCGTGCTGGTATGAAAGTAAAATTGTTAGAGAATGGAGCTAATGTTTTTATACCGGCTCCTTTTTTGCATAATATTAGAAATGAGTTAGTGTGCAATAAAGAAAAAGGTATTGTATATATTATGGGTAAAAAACATTATGTTATTTCTAACATTATCAAAGTCATATTAATAGACATTAAAATAGAAACGAGAAGTATTATAGGTAAACCTATTTGA
- the lipA gene encoding lipoyl synthase, whose amino-acid sequence MYKKKSKMLSNLNIKKLYNKEISIKVLSNFNNNILKKPSWIKIKFPYDTSKIGYTKNTLKKNKLNTVCEQALCPNLSECFNKGTATFMILGSICTRRCPFCAVNYGKPSLVDLDEPQKLVQATMDLNINYIVITSVVRDDLKDRGVKHFLKCIQAIRKKKTIIIEILVPDFKGMIDYAIKTISISPPDVFNHNLENVPRLYKLVRPGANYKQSLQLLELFKITNPNVPTKSGLMLGLGEKQMEVIQVMRDLFNSGVSILTLGQYLQPSPSHLPVQRYISPLEFYQLEKEALSIGFKKAFCGPFVRSSYHAEFQYNKL is encoded by the coding sequence ATGTATAAAAAAAAATCAAAAATGTTAAGTAATTTAAATATTAAAAAACTATATAATAAGGAAATATCAATAAAAGTTTTGTCTAATTTTAACAATAATATTTTGAAAAAACCTAGTTGGATAAAAATTAAATTTCCATATGATACTAGTAAAATCGGCTATACTAAAAATACTTTAAAAAAAAACAAGTTGAATACTGTTTGTGAACAAGCATTATGTCCTAATTTATCTGAATGTTTTAATAAAGGAACTGCTACATTTATGATTCTCGGTTCTATTTGTACTAGACGATGTCCTTTTTGCGCAGTAAATTACGGTAAACCATCTTTGGTTGATTTAGATGAACCTCAAAAATTAGTGCAAGCTACAATGGATTTAAATATTAATTATATTGTTATTACTTCTGTCGTTCGAGATGATTTAAAAGATAGAGGAGTCAAGCATTTTTTAAAATGTATTCAAGCTATTCGGAAAAAGAAAACAATCATAATTGAAATTTTAGTACCTGATTTTAAAGGTATGATTGATTATGCGATTAAAACTATTAGTATATCTCCTCCAGATGTATTTAATCACAACTTAGAAAATGTACCAAGATTGTACAAATTAGTAAGACCTGGTGCAAATTATAAACAATCATTACAACTGTTAGAACTATTTAAGATTACTAATCCAAATGTTCCAACCAAATCAGGATTAATGCTAGGATTAGGCGAAAAACAAATGGAAGTAATACAGGTTATGCGAGATTTATTTAATAGTGGTGTAAGTATATTAACTTTAGGTCAATACTTACAACCTAGTCCTTCACATCTTCCAGTACAAAGATATATCAGTCCATTAGAATTTTATCAATTAGAAAAAGAAGCATTATCAATTGGTTTTAAAAAAGCTTTTTGCGGTCCATTCGTTCGTTCATCATATCATGCAGAATTTCAATATAACAAATTATGA